Proteins found in one Melospiza georgiana isolate bMelGeo1 chromosome 1, bMelGeo1.pri, whole genome shotgun sequence genomic segment:
- the LOC131085596 gene encoding feather beta keratin-like, translating to MENTPHLRTHHSETTRKCGLQNVLRPWDKAVPPLQNQHKRQPRASLPHTLLLKPSPSAPVDNKATPMACYNRCSPCGPTPLANSCNEPCALQCQDSRVIINPSPVMVTLPGPIMTSFPQNTAVGSTSSAALGTELNAQGQPISGGFGFGLGYGLGGLGCYGRRGYGSIC from the exons ATGGAAAACACTCCCCACCTCAGGACTCACCACTCTGAGACAACCAGGAAATGTGGCCTGCAAAATGTCCTACGGCCATGGGACAAAGCTGTCCCGCCCCTCCAGAACCAGCATAAAAGACAGCCCAGAGCCTCTCTCCCTCACACACTTCTCCTCAAGccttctccttctgctcctgTCGACAACAAGG CCACACCCATGGCCTGCTACAACCGCTGCAGTCCCTGCGGACCCACCCCGCTGGCCAACAGCTGCAacgagccctgtgccctgcaatgcCAGGATTCCCGCGTCATCATCAACCCTTCCCCTGTGATGgtcaccctgccaggacccatcatgacctccttcccccagaacaCCGCCGTCGGATCCACCTCCTccgctgctctgggcactgagctcaatgcccagggacagcccatcTCTGGTGGATTTGGCTTTGGCCTTGGCTACGGCCTGGGAGGCCTGGGCTGCTATGGCAGAAGGGGCTATGGCTCCATCTGCTAA
- the LOC131085686 gene encoding feather beta keratin-like, protein MACYNRCSPCGPTPLANSCNEPCALQCQDSRVIINPSPVLVTLPGPIMTSFPQNTAVGSTSSAALGTELNAQGQPISGGFGGFGLGYGLGGLGCYGRRGYASIC, encoded by the coding sequence ATGGCCTGCTACAACCGCTGCAGTCCCTGCGGACCCACCCCGCTGGCCAACAGCTGCAacgagccctgtgccctgcaatgcCAGGATTCCCGCGTCATCATCaacccttcccctgtgctggtcaccctgccaggacccatcatgacctccttcccccagaacaCCGCCGTTGGATCCACCTCCTccgctgctctgggcactgagctcaatgcccagggacagcccatcTCTGGCGGATTTGGTGGCTTTGGCCTTGGCTACGGCCTGGGAGGCCTGGGCTGCTATGGCAGAAGGGGCTATGCCTCCATCTGCTAA